The following are from one region of the Fusarium keratoplasticum isolate Fu6.1 chromosome 4, whole genome shotgun sequence genome:
- a CDS encoding Alpha-1,2-Mannosidase, whose product MLPLRRRGRFYTIISIFLVFILYRFLQNSWARSAEYNAIQQPPVPPPVAQPPPVEGSKEAFEPAVVPPVVELPNSEGKGSDSIPEPAVPQGDSNLPAKVETGEDKTLPESIEAINEKVEAAGKTLPEAEKTVPDAEKPAQENAQGQANAGTEGVKKPEEQTSPEMPPLQVKDPPVTADNPDQPRVNVDGSKIHWTKPKENFPLPAESIIPIPTGTAPDMNRIQFDFQLEDEGTRKVRLERRQRVKAELVRAWAGYRKYAFMHDELLPLSMGFRETFGGWGATLVDSLDTLWIADMKEEFDEAANAVAKIDFTYTDRNDIPVFETTIRYLGGLIGAYDVSGGPNGNYKILLDKAVELAEILMGAFDTPNRMPLLYYRWRAPYSSQPHRASVVSIAELASLSMEFTRLAQLTGEAKYYDAVARITNALVKMQEDGTEIPGLFPEKINASGCNKTAATLKQTLSKEAQGQVEGADLTKQPQGFIPGDDKQQADAVTPAQLPQADSRWEDKLRRRDAPPALPVLGEPYKVEEQEESKPVTNQPPPLAADGTSLNWECEPQGLVPGSYAYGQFHMGGAQDSAYEYFAKQYLLLNGLEPKYRKLYEDTIDAINEWLLYRPMVKEDGWDVFFTGKMTTSKKGDSEWSKSYEMTHLTCFIGGMYGLGGKIFGRDGDIDKAKKLTDGCVWAYQSTPTGLMPEYAHLVACPALEKCPFNESTWYEDLDPSLEWRQNQLTKWEKGEEQQKLVEKAAPEVAKEVAPEPLIPGKAAPEAARAADSEAVVPKAKAVEESVDLSIGAEPLIPQPKEVKKATDPLVPQPKENAAAEKPEEQPHRPDDLSTGSEPVVKAEGAPAAGEGLSKPVKRAGIPMPELDRSMEEDDSEFGSELPDSLKAKLGLNKDETEKTEKTESSQAESDKKPEAAQEGASTTGGQPPSVPDSFANRHAEQVAAPNNQPPEKPLSHEEFVKAKLEREKLPPGYTDIINKSYILRPEAIESVWYMYRITGDTTWMDKGWKMFQATVTATRTEFANSAIDDVLNNSEPGLKDEMESFWIAETLKYYLLLFSEPSLISLDEWVLNTEAHPFKRPS is encoded by the exons CGATCGGCCGAATACAATGCGATACAACAGCCTCCAGTGCCGCCTCCAGTCGCTCAGCCACCACCAGTTGAAGGCTCTAAAGAAGCTTTTGAGCCCGCTGTTGTACCGCCGGTGGTAGAGCTGCCAAACTCTGAAGGCAAGGGCTCGGATTCTATCCCGGAGCCCGCCGTGCCCCAGGGCGACAGCAACCTGCCTGCAAAGGTTGAGACcggcgaggacaagactcTTCCCGAGAGCATTGAGGCTATCAACGAAAAGGTCGAGGCTGCTGGAAAGACTCTTCCCGAAGCTGAAAAGACCGTTCCCGATGCCGAGAAGCCTGCCCAAGAAAAcgcccaaggtcaagccaaTGCCGGCACCGAAGGAGTCAAGAAGCCTGAGGAACAGACCTCTCCTGAGATGCCTCCTTTACAGGTCAAGGACCCGCCCGTTACAGCCGATAACCCAGATCAGCCTCGCGTCAACGTTGATGGTTCCAAGATTCACTggaccaagcccaaggagaacttccctctccccgccgagtccatcatccccatcccGACTGGCACAGCCCCTGACATGAACAGGATCCAGTTTGACTTCcagcttgaggatgaaggaACCCGGAAGGTCCGTCTTGAGCGAAGGCAGCGTGTCAAGGCGGAGCTGGTGCGTGCTTGGGCCGGTTATCGCAAGTATGCCTTTATGCATGATGAGCTCTTGCCTCTGTCCATGGGGTTCCGTGAGACCTTTGGTGGCTGGGGTGCAACTCTCGTTGACTCGCTCGATACCCTCTGGATCGCCGATATGAAAGAAGAGTTTGACGAGGCCGCCAATGCCGTTGCCAAGATTGACTTCACTTACACCGATCGCAACGATATCCCCGTGTTCGAGACCACAATTCGTTACCTGGGAGGGCTTATCGGCGCCTACGATGTCAGTGGCGGTCCAAACGGCAACTACAAGATCTTGCTTGACAAGGCCGTTGAGCTTGCCGAAATTCTCATGGGCGCCTTTGACACACCCAACCGCATGCCTCTTCTCTATTATCGGTGGCGTGCTCCTTACTCGTCTCAGCCTCACCGCGCCAGCGTTGTCAGCATTGCAGAGCTTGCATCACTCTCGATGGAGTTCACACGTCTCGCCCAACTCACGGGCGAGGCCAAATACTATGATGCCGTTGCCCGCATTACCAACGCCCTCGTCAAGATGCAGGAGGACGGCACCGAGATTCCAGGTCTTTTCCCTGAGAAAATCAATGCTTCGGGATGCAACAAGACGGCAGCTACTCTCAAGCAGACACTTAGTAAGGAGGCGCAGGGACAGGTTGAAGGTGCCGACCTGACCAAGCAACCTCAAGGCTTCATCCCCGGGGATGACAAGCAGCAGGCTGATGCAGTAACCCCTGCACAACTGCCCCAGGCGGATAGCCGCTGGGAAGATAAGCTACGACGCCGTGATGCGCCTCCCGCGCTCCCTGTGCTTGGTGAGCCATACAAGGTGGAAGAGCAGGAAGAGTCCAAGCCTGTTACTAACCAGCCACCGCCTCTCGCTGCCGACGGGACTTCATTGAACTGGGAGTGCGAGCCTCAAGGTCTTGTTCCTGGTTCCTATGCATATGGCCAATTTCACATGGGAGGAGCACAGGACTCGGCTTACGAGTATTTCGCCAAG CAATACCTTCTCCTGAACGGCCTTGAGCCCAAGTACCGCAAGCTGTACGAGGATACCATTGATGCGATCAATGAGTGGCTGCTCTACCGCCCTatggtcaaggaggatggTTGGGATGTCTTCTTCACTGGAAAGATGACCACTTCCAAGAAGGGCGACAGCGAATGGTCCAAGTCATATGAAATGACGCATCTTACATGCTTCATTGGTGGCATGTACGGACTGGGCGGCAAGATTTTTGGACGTGACGGCGACATTGACAAGGCCAAAAAGCTGACTGATGGTTGCGTGTGGGCTTACCAGTCTACTCCTACTGGCCTCATGCCTGAGTACGCTCACCTGGTTGCATGCCCCGCGCTGGAGAAGTGTCCATTCAATGAATCGACGTGGTATGAGGACCTTGACCCGTCCTTGGAATGGCGTCAGAACCAACTCACCAAGTGGGAGAAGGGTGAGGAGCAGCAAAAGCTCGTTGAGAAGGCTGCCCCTGAAGTTGCTAAAGAGGTTGCCCCCGAGCCCCTGATTCCAGGCAAGGCTGCACCCGAGGCTGCCAGAGCAGCTGACTCTGAGGCCGTGgtccccaaggccaaggcagtTGAGGAGTCGGTTGACCTCAGTATCGGAGCTGAGCCCTTGATTCCCCAGCCCAAGGAAGTCAAGAAGGCTACTGATCCCCTGGTCCCCCAGCCCAAGGAGAATGCGGCAGCTGAGAAGCCAGAAGAGCAGCCACACAGACCGGATGACCTGAGCACTGGCTCCGAGCCCgttgtcaaggccgagggtgctccagctgctggaGAGGGACTCTCGAAGCCCGTCAAGAGAGCTGGTATCCCCATGCCTGAGCTGGACCGATCAATGGAAGAGGACGACTCGGAGTTTGGATCAGAGCTTCCCGACTCTCTTAAGGCGAAGTTGGGTCTGAACAAGGATGAGACGGAAAAGACTGAAAAGACGGAATCAAGCCAGGCCGAATCAGACAAGAAGCCGGAGGCTGCGCAAGAAGGAGCGAGCACCACGGGTGGACAACCCCCTAGCGTGCCGGACAGCTTTGCGAACAGGCATGCCGAGCAAGTCGCAGCCCCTAACAACCAACCACCAGAGAAGCCCCTGTCTCACGAGGAgttcgtcaaggccaagctcgagagGGAGAAGCTTCCCCCAGGATACACAGACATTATCAACAAGTCGTATATCCTCCG ACCTGAGGCAATCGAGTCTGTTTGGTACATGTACCGTATTACAGGCGACACTACGTGGATGGACAAGGGTTGGAAGATGTTCCAGGCCACAGTCACGGCGACTCGGACCGAGTTTGCCAACAGTGCTATTGACGACGTGCTGAACAATTCAGAGCCCGGCTTgaaggacgagatggagagctTCTGGATTGCCGAAACTCTCAAGTATtacctcctcctcttctccgaGCCCAGTCTCATCAGCCTTGACGAGTGGGTGCTCAACACCGAGGCCCATCCTTTCAAGAGGCCATCCTAA